CTCTCTTTGATTGCAAATTCACATTTATACTATCAATTAATAAATGTATTGTTTGATTTCTGAAATTTCTAGTCTTGATCGTACAAACACATGAACCATGATCTTCACCTGCTTACCACCGTGATCGCTACCTGACCCAAACTCAACTTTTTCCGGTTGCATCATGTCTTATTGATCCTTAGCTTCGTAGGTGTTCCTTGTCATCATCATAAGTTGCGGCTCCACCATATGCAATATGTGATTTTTCATTGCCTTGCCGTTTACCTGACATCACTACCTGGTGTTTTGCATTAACACATTTATTGACATGTTTTTTAACTTTCCCGACAAATTAAGAAAAAGGTAGTTCCTCACCACCTTGTGGCCACAACCGTAGGGTACATGGCCCAAGCTTGGCTTCAGTGTCCTCGGTGTCCCTTGTTGCCACCGTAGGTCACTGCTTCACCATCTGTAGCCTACAAGTTGTAGCTTGCCTCGTCACCTACCTGACACCATAATCTTGTACTAAGACACCATGATCTTGTACTACACAACAACAAATCTATCGTGTGATTTTTAAATTCCCCAacaaattcaataaaaaatagctcCCCGCCTACCTAATAATGTGATCGCGAGATGTGTAATAGCTCAGGCCCAAAAAATGCTTTAGGCCCACTCACACACTAGGTGAACCACACATACATCCTAACTCGCTAACATTATCATCCTTTGACGAGGAGTTCATGGTTAAATAATTAACAATTTACTAGAAATATATTATATCCTAAAGATGTCACTATCCTACACATGCCCCTCATATGATACGGTAAATTCATAACTGCCACGAGGTAAATAAGACATGTGCTGATATTCCAAGTAGTTTGTTGTGTTCTACATAGAAACCATTCCCAAATTAGGAGGGGTTCCTCCAAATATTTAAAAGTAATACGATACGGGAATGTTACATGTAGAGACTTTGAGTACGCGTCTCTTTGACCCGACTGTGTAACAAGGAGAGGGGTACATCCTAATAAGGGCCAAAGAGAgatgaaaaagagaagcaattGAAGTGAGAAGCCAAACGAACAATACGAAGCAAGCCTAGTCAGATAAGATTAGAAATAACTCATTGAGATCCACAATAGAGTTGTGCCATGATTAAATATATCTAATAAGGGCTTCAAGATGTAGAACATGAGCGAACTCATCGAGATCCTTAGAATTAGATCTAGCACATCCCCATTGTTTTGATCTTTTCCTGAGAATAATCAGGGCAAAACATAAAGTAAGGTTTTCCAATGAGTACTTGTAGAGCCCAACAACTATGTATGAGGGAATTATGAAACTTTTAATCTGTGTCTGTCTGGCTGCACCAAACCGAGTCTGAGGCGACTTGAATCTTCTTATCTTCTTTCTCCATAATTGTATTGATTTGAGTCCATGTAGAACTTGCTAAAGATGTACCCCCATGCCTCTAAAAGCCTTGGAATATATGGATATGATCCTTAGATGCCTTGCAAGTCTCGTTCCCCTCTTGTATGGAATGATGGCGTGCGTATCTTGAACAACCTATAGAACACACATTGAAATATGTATAACTCTCTATAGAACTGTCCAAATCATATGTCGTTTGTTTTGTTGGGAAGTAAACATGATTCTCCTGTTCTTCCCTGCTGGAACCaggctctctctcctctctcatgATTCCATCTTCAATTACTTCTATCGTTAAGCACGCTTCACGTCTCGTTTCTCGTCCTCCAATTGTGCTAGTCCTACAAATCTAAGCACAAGCAGAATATGTCAATTAGTTAGTATAATACTTCTCATAAAGAATATAATTTAAAGTATTTAGGAATGGATTCATCTTATTCTTAAGTTTCCGTGGACATGCTTGCATCATTGGTTCTTTGTATGCATCGGAGATGCTTTTAGCCCTTTTTTGAGTTCATGCTGTTTAGATGTACTTAAAATATTCACAATAATTGGTGGTACAACATGTAATATACGATTGGTAGGAAGATCCGCATCAAGCCTGATATAACGATACCTATAACTTCCCCTATTAATTTGATGCTATGTTCCATCCTTTGAGCTCCCTTTTGTCGCTGCTAGAAGTTATAGCTTCTATAATATACAGTTATGTGTTGTGCCTTGGCTCGTTGCTTGCTTAACGCAATGACCTTGAGCCATATAGTTCTTATGAATCCTTATAGAAATCATATtactaattttatttatttattactttGAATTTTTTCCAAGCCTCTACTTGATATGtacccttcttttttctattttaatctcAATTTCTATTATTATGAATTGTATATTACTTGgattctttatttagatattttgctgcCCAATCTGTTTGGAAATCAAACTActatttttcattatttttattcaaaattttagctattgattaattatattttatatggactttttatttaggtatttagcTTCCCAATTTGTATGAAAAACTACtaattttcaatattttttatttcaaatttaatctagaccgttggATGATCATAATAATCAATTATCAACGGTGTAGATCCTTTTTTCGAGTAATGTGGTAATTTCTTCTCCTTGTGAGTGAACGTGTAAGCTTCTTTTATTGGCCATTTACTAAAATAGTAGATATTGCAAATTAACGTAGTGAGTAGAGATTGGTATGGTTAGGGATGGCAACAGGGCCAATCCCCGTTGAGGAAGTTTTCTCCCATCCTTGTCCTTATTTAGCTATCGGGGAAAGTTTTCTCTCATCCCATCCTTATAGGAATTTTTGCGGGAATCGGGTCCCCAAtgttaatataatattaaatcatagttgattatttctatatattaacaATGTGTTCGTAGTGTAAAcaagtaatttattgatgcatACAAAGTTAATTAATATAAGATAAGTTAAATATCATTGGTTAGATAAAAActataagagtaatttattatttctcCTATATAAagtaatatttgtatatttatatactaagaaatatatatgtgtgtgataTCAGAATATAACAAGAAGTGAGAATAAAGAGTATCTTCCCATCCCTCATCATGTAAATTCGAGAGAATCAAATTCTCTCATATCTATCTCCTAATAAAAGAATTCCCTATAAGTTACGGGATGAAACTTGATTGACAGCCATCCCTAGTTACGGTGCACCATTGGCACACGAGAGCGGGTAGGGAGCTAGGGTTTTAAATAGAGAATAGGAAACAAGCACGGTAGTTTGGTTCGAGGCAAGTGGTAATGTGGCGATGAGTTAATGGTAGAGATGTAAGGAGGACAGAAGCAATACAAACAAAGTCAAAAATAGATTGGTGTGGACATAACAAAGAGGTGAAAGGGTGGACGCGACAGGACATCATATCTGAGCCGATGCGTTGGCACTGTGATATTGTTATgttttctttgggctctttaCTGTATCTTTTGGTTTTTTAAGTGTTGTTTTCCACGATAATCGCGTTCATGAAATAGCAGATTGGATTCAAATTCTAATCCAAATATATATTGCTTCTtaagtttgttttgaaaaacGAACTCTACGATCTGTGTGGAATACCGTAATTCGGGTCACGTTGGTTTTGTGTCCACGGCGACAAGGAAAGATTGATGGATAAACGGTCAAAGCTCGCCGTCACATGTGACAGGTCGCAGTCCATCGTTGGAGCTCATGTCTGTTTGCACAGGAGCGGGTCCAATCACTGGGATCTTGTGGGATTCGGACGCGCTAGCGCCTCGCACGGAGCCAAAGGCCGGCGTACGTGTTTGCTCCGTACGTGATGCTGGACGTTGCACGATCGACTTGCACCCTTGTACGCACCTTTGAGCTGTGAATCACATACGGATTTTATACGCCTCTCGtctgccgccgcagcagcatACACCTAGCTAGCGAGTACTACTAGTTGAGTAGAATGCATGGCCGCCGGCCTCCGCGCCGCGGATTTATGCAGCTTTTTTGTGCTCTGCTGCGACGTACAGACACCAGTCACCACACAGTTAGCCACTTGTGCCTCGGATTATTACGCGCgtcttaattttttattattatttttagatcaGGACCCTTTCTTATCTTGGCTTTCTTTGAAAGCCTTTTATGAGAAATGGTGCGGAACAGGAAATCACACCTCCACCAGGCACCTTGCCTGTCCGCACTACGCGCGTCTTAATTCCCTGGCGCAAGACTACAAGCACTTAGCCTTCGATCCGTTCTAGCGCCGCACGTATCTACCTTGGACGGGGGCCATGCAACTCGACGGCGTAGTGCCATGTGCACATGGCATACATGGTGCGCGAGCGCAATACGCCACCGCACGGCTGCTCGGCCGGCAAGGCTAGCATCTGGAGGCTGGAGCGGAGTAGCTAACGCGACGAACGTTCCGTGCGCGCGACGCGTGCAGTACTGTGTAGAGTATAGCGTAGTGTTGCCGTGGCCTTGCAGATCACCAGTTGGACTTGGATCGACGCGATCGTCCTTTCCCGCTCGCGCGGTCCAATGTTGAAGATACCGCACCGATCGGATGGAGATcgatcgccgtagcgtctccagAAACCGATCAATCGCATTCACCACAATTCAAAGTCAAAAGAGAGTAGCTCTCAATACGGCATTGATTTACGTCGCAGCATCGGCCCCAGTGACAACCGGAGATCTTCTCGACTTCGTCGCCGTGGAGGTCGTATACTGGTACTTGCTTCCGATCAGCATCGATCATTAAACACGCGCTGTGGAGTGTGGTACGTAGCAGCAGCAGGCCGGCAGCAGATGTTACACGAGTGGTGGTGTGTACCGCATTTGACCGAGAGCCAGACGCGCGGATCCCGAGGCCTGTGGCGACAGGAGATCTCAAGTGCATCCTCTTGGAAGGCCGGGTGCCGTGGAGGAGTGGAGCGGCAGCCAGGCTCGACCGAGCGGTCAGCGCGTGAACTGCCGGAATCCACAGGCAGCGAGCGCTGTGCAGAGTGCCAGACTGCCAGTGTTCATCCCGTGGGCGCATTCACCCTGGTTTGGTTCCCCAAGGTTAGGACACGAGGACCGGTCCAGCACTCCAACCCCAACACTGCTTGTACGGTCATTAAGTGTACTCCATCTCTCACTGTGAACTCTGTCCTCTTTGACTTGTTCAGTAGCCAATAGTATTATAAATATAATGATTTCAAACTAATTTATATGACAAATCAACTAATATTAGTTTTGTGTGGCAAATCATTATGCTTCTCTGGATATTAACCATCCAAATTCATAAGGTTTGATAATGCATCTAAAACATCTGCTAATATATCTAGAAAATGGcatggatcaatcatattgagaataataaataaattttttggtAAGACAAAAGTTCTACAATATGACTTTATATATTATGTTCCCTATgatattcttaaaaaaatcatatccaaattcttgcaATTGACACAATCTGAAATAAAAGACATCATACTTTTAGCGACAAAAAGGAGAGACGATAAACAGCAACTTATGTTCTGATCAATCCAACACAGGATGACTTACTTTTACGGTCTCCAGCAAATCCCTATCCTAGTGCCACAGTGATAGATCGATAGCAGAGGAGGTAAGTACTCAACTTGAGTTACTCACCTCTCCTTATTATTTTGTTTACAAAGAATGACTATAAACTTGAAGAGTGAGTAATGAATGTTAAAAAATATGGTAATTATTGGAGatgaaaaataagaaatattgtaatagtattaaaagatattataataatattataagcTATGAATTTTTAAGTATATACTATAGATGACCTTAGATTATACCACTGTGGCATTTGGTTCTTGTCTTCCCTGACGGTGTTATGTCTCAAGTAGTCCATCTCGGTGTGTGAAAGACAGAGCAAAAGATCTTACGGATATCTACCAACTACGGCCGGACGACAAGCTCAAAGCTCGCGAATTAGTTCAGCTCGTGTCTGATTCGGTTCGACTCGTTTCAAAATCTAACGAGAAAGTTTTAGTTCGCTTATATAACGAGACAGCTCTCCTCGTTGGTCTACTTAACTTTTTATTGATCAGCTTCTTATTACATGCAACTcttatcttttttattctctCATCTATCATTCTTTTAGACTTTGCATGTATAGATAGATGTGTGGagaatgttattttttttttttaggaatatTGTGTTATAGTAGCATAATATATATAGGCGAATTTGTTAATTGATGTGCTGCATGttggtttgaaaaatatttaaaagaAATTCAACTTATAGGCAAAGAAGTATTATACTTGTAGATATCATTGCTATTGTTGTATGATTTTATCGATGTATTTTTAATagatgtttatattttttttcaatgagttgctcccttaaaaaaaaataaggagcTCACCTGTGAGCCAAACGAGTCGAGTTGAGTTATTTTTTCAACTCGTTATATTAGACGAACCAAACGAGTGGCTTGTTATCCAGCCCTACTACCAACCAAGCAGATGTTTGCTTCTAACAAAAGCGGCACACTCCCCTTTATTTGGTAAATTTGCTTCTATATTTCCTCTCACTTTGTATTTGGTTTTGAACCCATCAACTAAAAGTTTGACATTTTTAACAGGATTGGATGCTTTCAAGTTTCAGTTGCGAAACTGAACTttcaacagaaaaaaaaaaaaccctaccaCTTCCAATATTCCAACTTTCACATGCATTCTAATACTTAGAGTTTGCTTGTTTTAACTTTAGATTATGAGAATCTAGTTCAGTTCGTAGATTTTGTGGAAgcttatttttattaaattacgAGATTTCGTAGTAATACTTGGTTTATAGATTATGAGTTTTATATGATGatcgtttgtttttgtttttacaTTTAAGGCTAGAATtcataattagaataaaaacaaataaggcCTTACTGAGAATAGAAAGAGAGATTTTGAAGGAAACACAACGCACTAATCGTGACGGTCTCCGGTTTTATATATATAGCCATATACAATGGTTACATGAGATAGAAAATCCCAATATATTTTGGAGGAGATAAgtaccgagggtattttggtctattttcttctttattcaTCAGACTATCATGGCActtttacgacttagcttcgcctcgacgcaagctttgcgatggtgtAATATACTCCTCAAGTCCTCCTATGGTTTTAAGATCAAACCGTGAAATTatctgcacacttctcaaagtgtgactcaccgccttgcttacaccttaaacaagcgcttcgatgtcaacgcgtgtactccgtcatacgatcctgaccgccggcaagtctctcccactttcgattcctcatacctccttgtcacttgcaccggcattttcttcattttactttgtcaacatgctgtCTCTAttcgccttcaatgctttgcttgacctccacgtgttcagctaggatcacccttgactccgctcgaCTTCCTTAATCGTCCGGCACCTATCACTCTGCTTGGCCTCGATCATCTTACCGTCGACCCCAAGTTACATCTATCGTCTGCACactatgagataagcaaacacatatctccaactccaattacagatagtctataatcaatatgttcaaataaaatctcagaTCAATTAAAATCACATTAAAACTCATGCAAAATCAAAAATTATTaagccaaataaatatcaatatcaattaTTCATCACAAGTAAATTAAGATacatttcaatttgattttttattgtaACAAATAACATATGCATGTTTGTGAGAGGAAGGAAACACAAGAAGCACTCGTGGATCCCGATCGTGTGCGACTCTTGGGAGGGGAGAGAATTGCTTGTGAAGGAAGTGGGTCGAGCGAGTGGGTAGAGTTGATCCATTCTCAAGACACCTCCAGCGAATACATATCTTCATCTACTGATGAGATCATCCTACAGCATGACTTGGGTAGTTTATCCGAGTGGAATAGCATTTTAGAAAAGATCTCTCATCAAAcagatttttttccaaaaataaataGATTATATTAAAACTTTAAGAACGGTACAGTCCCCTTTTATATAAGAACTCTATAAgacaaacaaattaaaaaaaaaattgcatccaATTCCTTCACTCATCTTCTCTATCTCCGGTCTCCTCCGCTACCCATGGCATTGCTCCGGTCTCATCAAACAGAGCAGAACCCGACAAAGAATACACGGTGAACAAACAACAACACAAAAGCGCACCGGGACTCCACCCTTTCTATTCTAGAACGTTGCTCTCTGCCATGAACGAAGAAGAGAAGACCAGTCTGGGCAGAAATTTAACAACACGAGAGTACATACATTTCAACGATTAAATACTACACATGAGCTCTGAAAGGTAGAGCGCATCCGCATCAGCGTGTCACTAATAACGTGGCGATCGCCCAAGATTGAAGGACACGTTTCATATTTATCTCCTGATCACCAAAATGTGATGGCGAGCAGAGGCAGGCAGGCGCGGGCCCGCGTGGATCCTTGTACCCCTACCCGGGTTTCCATTAGATTATAGGGGCCTGGCCGCGGCAGCGACGACGCCGGCTATATATAAGCGCGAAACCCCTCAGTGAGGTCCTTGCCTGCGCCCTCTCGCCTTTCTTATCTCCTGCCTCTCGCTTCTTCTCCCTTCCCGttccatccatccacagttTTTGTGGGAGCCAAGGATCGATCCTGACGGGGACGTGCCGAGGCGTCAATCACCGAGAAGGACAGGACGACACCTTCTTGGGTCTCGGCCCCGAGCACCGGCAAATGCACATGCCCCTGTGAGCTCTCCAAGCTAGCTAGGTAGCAGGAAGGTAGAGCAAGAAGCTAGCTATGGAGCTCAAGGTGTTGCAGCTGTACGCCGCCGTCGTGGTCCTGCTGCTCTGCTCCTCGGTGAACTTCATTCAGAGCCCCACCGACGTGTTCGGTCCGGTGGCGCTCGTGGAGCCGACGCCGTCGGCCGCGCGCGACTTCGGCGCGGTGGTCTCCGACGCGCCGTTCGCGGTCCTGCGGCCCGGATCCCCCGCCGACATCGCTCGTCTCCTGAGCGCGCTGTCCTCGGCGCCGGGCCGTCCAAGGGCGGCCGTGGCGGCGCGCGGCGCGGGGCACTCCCTCCACGGCCAGGCGCAGGTGCGCGGCGGCATTGTGGTGGAGATGCGCGCTCTGCCGCGGGCCGTGGAGGTGGTGCGGCGCGGGGAAGGAGGCGGCGCATACGCGGACGTGGGCGCCGGAGCGCTGTGGGTTGAGGTGCTGGAGGAGTGCCTCAAGGCCGGCCTGGCGCCGCGGTCGTGGACGGACTACTTGTACCTCACCGTGGGCGGGACGCTGTCCAATGGCGGCATCAGCGGCCAGGCGTTCAAGCACGGCCCGCAGATCAGTAACGTCCTGGAGCTCGAGGTCGTCACAGGTACGCACGGCCGCTGCGCGCATGCAACTTCTGCTAATtgtttcctctcttttcttcagtggaagaagaaaggaaagataCAGTGATCAGTGACCTTTGTTTCTTTCCATATGTTTATGTGTTCCTCTGTCGGGTCGCTTGCAGGCACAGGGGAGGAGGTGACATGCTCACCCACCAAGAGCCCGGAGCTTTTCTTCGCCGTTCTTGGCGGGCTTGGCCAGTTCGGTATCATAACCAGGGCAAGGATTCCTTTGCAAGTTGCCCCTCCCAAGGTACATAAATAGACCAGAACTAGAAATATGAAAGCTTAATCTTCTCAGTACGCCTTTAGTAAGTCTTAAGCTTTTCTCGATAATTTTCTACGGTTACCGTCCTGATCATTAGGTGAGATGGGTGAGAGCCTTCTACGACAGCTTCCAGACGTTCACCAAGGACCAAGAGCTCCTGGTCTCAATGCCGGAGCTCGTGGACTATGTAGAGGGTTTCATGGTTCTGGACGAGCAGTCCCTACACAGCTCCTCCATTGCCTTCCCTGGCCAGGTCTACTTCAGCCCGGACTTCGGCTCCGACGGCAAGAAGGTCTACTACTGCATCGAGTTCGCAGTGCATGACTTCCAGCAGGAATACTCCACTGCTGCCGACCATGTCAGTCTCCCCGCTAGCTGTTGGCACACCATGTTAACATCTCCACCAGTGACAGAGAAGGACTCCTGATTATTGACTATTAAAATGAGCCTTGCGGTCTCGAAAATTTCTGCAGGTTGTGGAGCTGGTCTCAGGGGAGCTGAGCTATCTGAGGCCCCACATCTACAGCGTTGGGGTGTCCTACTTCGATTTCCTGAACAGGGTGAGGATGGAGGAGGAGAGTCTCAGGAGCCGGGGGCTCTGGGACGTGCCTCACCCCTGGCTCAACGTGTTCGTGCCGAAGCATGGCGTCACGCGGTTCAAGGACCTGCTCATGGACACCATCACGCCAGGGGTGTTCGAGGGCCCGATCCTTGTCTACCCCCTCCTCACTGACAGGTGTGCCCGTTTCCATCTTTGCAAAAGTCCTTGTCTAACTCCATGTTAAATTATGAGCTCAAGATAGCTTAGCCATCAACAAAGCTGTTTATACTTGCAAGAAGCTTCttcacaaactgatggccaataAAATGAGACCGGGGCATGGACCTTTTGCTCTAAGAAATTCctcgaaaaaaataaaagatgacCAGAAGGTAGATAAAGGGGTCCCTTTCACAATATTTGCAAGATTTGCCTGCGGAGAAAATCATTTCAGTGATGTGGCGAGATCGAATTTTCACCCACAGGGGATCTCAAGTAttccaaaaatataaaacaaagcGCAAACTTTTCCGGGTGATGCACAAGGCAAATTTCACATAAGTCCCTGCCTGCCACCTTGAGGCTTTTGGTTAGCTGCTTTTTCCTTGCTACTTGGCCCATAGTTATCCTCCCAGAAATGGGTTGCCATTGCCAACCCTAGGCGCAACATGCTGGCCCAATTGCGACAATGCCATGGCATCTCCGGATCTCCCTCACGGGGGCGATCATATCCTGCCACCTCATGCCCTCCTTTCCCAGCAGCCTGCCCCTCTGCATCGCCCGTCAATTGTCACGCTTCACTGCCTGCATAGTGAAAAATGACTAGCCTTTTCTTCCTGCAAGGCTGCGAGAGCTGCAGATTGCAACCGGCGGTCTTGGCCTCGCCTCCACTGTCCACGGCTGGGTCTCTTAACATTTTTAActatattcttttattttcattttgtttccttttcaatttctttttttatcattttttttattttctctcatctttatCAGCTTCTCCTCAAGTGGAAtcgcgaaaaaaaaaaatttcgtcTTAAAGTTAATAACTTTAGAAATCCTTTCGTAATATAAACCATACAAAAAAAACTATTATAGCACTTAATTAAACGAAAATCCCTTCTCAAGAAAAGCGCTTGGCATGATCTTAGATAAAAGAAGGTTGAGAGAGATTCCACGAGCGGACGTTCCTTTTGCAAGTTGCAGCCTCGGAGGGCTTGCTTGCCGCAGTTATTGTGGTCTAAGCATTAGGAGCAGTTGTGCCCACAGCTAGTCTTGCACTGTTTCGCAAGTTGCAGCAGTCGCGTCGCGTGGGTATTCACTATTCAGTGTGTCGCAGTCTCCGCAGATAGCAGTGCCAGTATGGCGCATTGGCGCTTACGGTCTTTTGCTTCTCTCTTTCCCGGTGCTGGTCAAGCCCTCCCTAACTTTGCCCTGTAATGTAGTACATGTTGCGTTTCTTTTAGTTTTGTTTGTGCTTGTAGCAGCATGTGTTAACTCTGAACAAACCTGCTCGTGAGGTTCAGAACTCGGGATCTACCAGGGCCAGGGGTTGTCATGTTCCCAGCTCTGCCGCTCTGCTcggcaggagcagcagaggatGCTTGCACGGGCAATCTTTCAGCTGGTCAAATAGATTATCTgctctacttaaaaaaaaaagattgtccGCACTAAAAAATCCTCAGAGCTGACATGATCCAGGAGCTGAAAAAATGTTCTGCCTTTGCCGACAGCAAATTTACATCCTGCCAGGCGGGGGCTCCACTCTGTCATGGCCTTGTTACTTGCCATTTTAGGAAGCCGTCCCAGGTTACGACGAGTACCACCATCTGAAAACGTAATCCAATCGGAATTAGTAACAGCATCAATGCTTCCACTGCCCAACTCTGAGCATTGGTTGGAGCAGCACAAATCAGCAGCAAACAGTAATTGCCGTACTACAGAAGAGCATTAACATCATAAAACCAAAGCATCATCAAGTAATTTATTTATGGTTCTTGTCACGTGCCAACTTGCAGTAAACTAATCTACAGTTTGTAATAGTACCGTGTACCGAC
This genomic window from Phragmites australis chromosome 7, lpPhrAust1.1, whole genome shotgun sequence contains:
- the LOC133924611 gene encoding cytokinin dehydrogenase 8-like, giving the protein MELKVLQLYAAVVVLLLCSSVNFIQSPTDVFGPVALVEPTPSAARDFGAVVSDAPFAVLRPGSPADIARLLSALSSAPGRPRAAVAARGAGHSLHGQAQVRGGIVVEMRALPRAVEVVRRGEGGGAYADVGAGALWVEVLEECLKAGLAPRSWTDYLYLTVGGTLSNGGISGQAFKHGPQISNVLELEVVTGTGEEVTCSPTKSPELFFAVLGGLGQFGIITRARIPLQVAPPKVRWVRAFYDSFQTFTKDQELLVSMPELVDYVEGFMVLDEQSLHSSSIAFPGQVYFSPDFGSDGKKVYYCIEFAVHDFQQEYSTAADHVVELVSGELSYLRPHIYSVGVSYFDFLNRVRMEEESLRSRGLWDVPHPWLNVFVPKHGVTRFKDLLMDTITPGVFEGPILVYPLLTDRWDRNTSAVVPSAPDGVMYIFSVLRSTDPARCGRACVEGILEQHRRVADEACRGGGIGAKQYLARQPSQAHWRDHFGSSWGRFVARKARFDPMHVLGPGQGIFTTTDSASSM